From Lolium perenne isolate Kyuss_39 chromosome 5, Kyuss_2.0, whole genome shotgun sequence, a single genomic window includes:
- the LOC127304273 gene encoding cytochrome P450 71A9-like: protein MAELIQNPRAMAKLRDEVARVSNGNPTTEEDDLHGMEYLKAVLKESLRLHPPAPLLVRTTPPLSAPVDGSAPPSAALPAAEIALAGLVGHFDWELPIGTRLDMSEAPGLTTPPLAPLRLLPKCKTLV, encoded by the exons ATGGCTGAGCTCATCCAAAACCCGCGGGCAATGGCCAAGCTGCGGGACGAGGTAGCACGAGTCTCCAACGGCAACCCGACCACCGAGGAAGACGACCTGCACGGGATGGAGTATCTCAAGGCGGTGCTCAAGGAGTCGCTCCGGCTCCACCCGCCGGCGCCGCTCCTCGTCCGCACGA CTCCTCCCCTTTCGGCGCCGGTCGACGGGTCTGCCCCGCCATCGGCCGCGCTTCCGGCGGCGGAGATCGCGCTCGCCGGCCTCGTCGGCCACTTCGATTGGGAGCTCCCCATCGGGACACGTCTAGACATGAGCGAGGCGCCGGGGCTGACCACTCCGCCGCTAGCTCCGCTGCGCCTCCTCCCCAAGTGCAAGACACTTGTTTAG
- the LOC127302567 gene encoding cytochrome P450 736A117 — translation MSPYAVAVLLTAVLLVFCYVIKKARASNRKLPPSPPRLPLLGHLHLLGRLPHRSLRELHARYGTDGGLLLLQLGRRRTLVVSTAAAAADLYRNHDLAFASRMPSAAVSKLTYGCNSISFAPHGDAWRRSKKMAVIHLLSPRRADSFAPVRAAEAAALVAGIRREMAAASGDGAVELRELLYEYSNAVVTRATTGAAGATAERIKRLLGNSAAFMSGLQAEDVMPQAAAKVVRWATGFEKKLDGEVEAWDEFLSEIVAEHMEKGDGGPREEDFLDVLLRLREEGAAGFELTDDYIKSIVKDMIAAGTETSSVTLEWAMVELVGNHRAMAKLQEEIARVTGDSPAIEENHLNNMEYLKAVQKEALRLHPPAPLLIPHESTAPAVVQGYEIPAKTALFINAWAVGRDPAAWGERADEFQPERFLGGGSAADVDMRGNDYQLLPFGAGRRLCPGISFAMPVLELALANLVRHFDWELPVGTHLDMSEASGLTTPPLAPLRLVPKCRALA, via the exons ATGTCTCCGTACGCCGTCGCCGTCCTCCTTACCGCCGTTCTCCTCGTCTTCTGCTATGTCATCAAAAAAGCTCGAGCCAGCAACCGCAAGCTCCCGCCCTCGCCTCCTCGGCTGCCGCTGCTCGGCCACCTCCACCTCCTGGGCCGCCTCCCGCACCGCTCCCTGCGCGAGCTGCACGCTCGGTACGGCACCGACGGCGGCCTCCTGTtactgcagctcgggcgcaggcgCACGCTGGTGGTGTCCACGGCCGCGGCGGCTGCGGACCTGTACAGGAACCACGACCTCGCCTTCGCCTCCCGCATGCCCAGCGCGGCGGTGAGCAAGCTCACTTACGGCTGCAACAGCATATCCTTCGCGCCCCACGGCGATGCCTGGCGCCGCAGCAAGAAGATGGCCGTCATCCACCTCCTCTCCCCGCGCCGCGCCGATTCCTTCGCCCCCGTGCGCGCCGCCGAGGCGGCCGCCCTCGTTGCCGGGATCCGCCGCGAGATGGCGGCAGCATCTGGGGATGGCGCCGTGGAGCTGAGGGAGCTCCTCTACGAGTACAGCAACGCGGTGGTCACCCGCGCCACCACCGGCGCCGCGGGTGCCACGGCGGAGAGGATTAAGCGGCTCTTGGGGAACTCCGCGGCGTTCATGTCGGGCCTCCAGGCGGAGGACGTGATGCCGCAAGCGGCGGCGAAGGTGGTGAGGTGGGCGACGGGGTTCGAGAAGAAGCTCGACGGTGAGGTTGAGGCGTGGGACGAGTTCCTGTCGGAGATAGTTGCCGAGCACATGGAGAAGGGAGACGGTGGCCCGAGGGAGGAGGACTTCCTGGACGTCTTGCTGCGGCTGAGAGAAGAAGGAGCCGCCGGATTCGAGCTCACCGACGATTACATCAAAAGCATCGTCAAG GATATGATCGCCGCCGGAACAGAGACATCCTCGGTCACGCTGGAATGGGCCATGGTGGAGCTTGTCGGGAACCATCGGGCAATGGCCAAGCTGCAGGAAGAGATAGCCAGAGTCACCGGCGACAGCCCGGCCATCGAGGAAAACCATCTTAACAACATGGAGTACCTCAAGGCGGTGCAGAAGGAGGCGCTCAGGCTTCACCCGCCGGCACCGCTCCTCATCCCACACGAGTCCACGGCGCCGGCGGTTGTACAGGGTTACGAGATCCCGGCAAAGACAGCGCTCTTCATCAACGCGTGGGCGGTCGGGAGGGACCCAGCCGCGTGGGGGGAGAGGGCAGACGAGTTCCAGCCGGAGAGGTTCCTGGGCGGCGGCAGCGCAGCGGATGTGGACATGAGAGGAAACGACTACCAGctcctccccttcggcgcaggCCGGCGGCTCTGCCCCGGCATCAGCTTCGCAATGCCAGTGCTGGAGCTCGCGCTCGCTAACCTCGTGCGCCACTTCGACTGGGAGCTTCCCGTCGGGACGCATCTGGACATGAGCGAGGCGTCGGGGCTGACCACGCCGCCTCTGGCTCCTCTGCGCCTCGTCCCCAAGTGTAGAGCGCTTGCTTAA